Proteins encoded in a region of the Marinococcus sp. PL1-022 genome:
- a CDS encoding LCP family protein, which produces MKKALLIIGGLFLALLIAVGIYAWYLYDSVADTAENINEGNDRQSDLRDVDVDMDSSEPISILLMGVDARNGSTSGRTDTMIVATINPETESTKMVSIPRDTYTEIIGRGTKDKITHAYAFGGADMAMNTVENFLNVPIDYYATINFEGFEDIVDAVGGVTVENDFAFSDNGYDFPEGEIEMDGEKALTYVRMRKEDPRGDLGRNERQRQVIEAVANKGQSVTSITRIGDYLDVVEENVRTNMTFEDMKDLRSNYFSARNDIENINFENGQDRNIDGIYYMEQDPAEVQEISSMLREHLELEDGEEAPAE; this is translated from the coding sequence ATGAAAAAAGCATTGCTTATTATTGGCGGGCTGTTTCTGGCGCTTCTTATAGCCGTCGGCATTTACGCCTGGTATCTCTATGACTCCGTGGCAGATACCGCAGAAAATATTAACGAAGGCAATGACCGCCAGAGTGACCTTCGCGACGTGGACGTAGACATGGATTCGAGTGAGCCGATTTCCATTCTGCTTATGGGCGTCGACGCCCGGAATGGAAGCACCTCGGGCCGGACCGACACCATGATTGTGGCGACCATCAACCCGGAAACAGAGTCAACCAAAATGGTCAGCATTCCGCGTGACACATATACGGAAATCATCGGACGTGGAACGAAGGATAAAATCACACACGCCTACGCATTTGGCGGCGCCGACATGGCCATGAACACGGTGGAAAACTTCCTGAACGTACCGATTGACTACTATGCTACCATCAACTTCGAAGGATTCGAGGACATCGTAGACGCTGTTGGCGGTGTTACGGTGGAGAACGATTTTGCTTTCAGCGATAATGGATATGATTTCCCAGAAGGCGAAATTGAAATGGACGGAGAAAAAGCACTTACCTACGTGCGCATGAGAAAAGAGGATCCGCGCGGGGATCTCGGGCGCAACGAACGACAGCGCCAGGTGATTGAAGCTGTCGCAAATAAAGGACAGAGCGTGACATCCATTACGCGTATTGGTGACTACCTCGACGTCGTGGAGGAAAATGTGCGCACAAATATGACCTTCGAGGACATGAAGGATTTGCGTTCGAATTACTTCAGCGCCCGGAATGATATTGAAAACATTAACTTTGAAAACGGACAGGACCGGAACATTGACGGTATATATTACATGGAACAGGACCCGGCTGAAGTACAGGAAATCTCAAGCATGCTCCGGGAACACCTCGAGCTTGAAGACGGCGAAGAAGCGCCCGCAGAATAA
- the nagE gene encoding N-acetylglucosamine-specific PTS transporter subunit IIBC, with protein MLGNLQIMGKFQKLGRSLMLPIAVLPAAALILRFGQEDLLDIAFVANAGQLIFDNLALLFAVGLAIGFSRDGSGAAALAGVVGYLILTGGLEGINEDINMGVFGGVIAGITAGLLYNRFYNIQLPQFLGFFGGRRFVPIITAVTMLVFAFIFGYVWPPVQTGIDQVTSVITNTGAAGAGLYGFLNRLLIPTGLHHIINVYIWFDFGSFQGYNGEITRFLNGDPDAGAYTAGFFPIMMFGLPGACLAMIMAAKPARRKEVAGMLGSLALTSFLTGITEPIEFTFMFLSPLLYVVHALMTGLAMMVTFQLGILDAFGFSAGFIDYLLNFGIATKPVLLLGVGLIFGVLYFVVFSALIRLLNIKTPGREDEETVTTANTFSGDDKYESLAKNYVAALGGYSNIQSIDNCVTRLRLQMNDMDEVDEDGLKQNGARGVVKVDKTNLQVIIGTEVEFVADAMRSQHPDSNAE; from the coding sequence ATGCTTGGAAATCTTCAAATCATGGGCAAGTTCCAAAAGCTCGGGCGTTCATTGATGCTTCCGATCGCAGTCCTTCCGGCTGCTGCTCTTATACTGCGTTTCGGGCAGGAGGACCTGCTTGATATCGCCTTTGTTGCAAACGCCGGCCAGCTTATTTTCGACAACCTGGCACTGCTGTTTGCGGTAGGACTGGCGATTGGTTTTTCCAGGGACGGCAGCGGTGCCGCTGCACTTGCGGGCGTTGTCGGTTATTTAATTCTAACTGGAGGACTGGAAGGGATAAACGAAGATATTAACATGGGAGTATTCGGCGGCGTTATTGCAGGTATTACAGCCGGACTATTATATAACCGTTTTTATAACATTCAGCTGCCGCAGTTCCTCGGCTTCTTCGGAGGCAGGCGGTTCGTACCTATTATTACCGCCGTCACAATGCTTGTATTTGCTTTTATCTTCGGCTATGTTTGGCCTCCGGTTCAGACCGGAATTGATCAGGTTACCAGTGTTATTACAAATACAGGAGCTGCCGGGGCCGGATTGTACGGATTTTTGAACCGGCTTTTGATTCCCACCGGTCTTCATCATATTATCAACGTGTATATATGGTTTGATTTTGGTTCCTTTCAGGGCTATAACGGGGAAATCACCCGTTTCTTAAACGGTGACCCGGACGCTGGCGCCTATACAGCCGGATTCTTTCCAATCATGATGTTCGGCCTACCGGGCGCGTGTCTCGCTATGATTATGGCTGCGAAGCCGGCGCGCCGCAAAGAAGTGGCCGGCATGCTCGGCAGCCTGGCTCTAACTTCTTTTTTGACCGGCATTACAGAACCAATTGAATTTACATTCATGTTCCTTTCCCCACTGCTTTATGTCGTGCACGCACTTATGACCGGGCTTGCAATGATGGTAACATTCCAGTTGGGGATATTAGACGCCTTTGGTTTTTCCGCCGGCTTCATAGACTACCTGCTCAACTTCGGCATTGCGACCAAGCCTGTGCTGCTGCTCGGAGTCGGATTAATATTCGGTGTTCTTTACTTCGTGGTCTTCTCAGCGCTGATCCGGCTGCTGAATATAAAAACACCAGGCCGCGAGGATGAAGAAACGGTCACCACAGCCAATACGTTCAGCGGTGATGACAAATATGAATCCCTCGCCAAAAATTACGTGGCTGCCCTCGGCGGGTATTCCAATATTCAATCGATCGATAACTGCGTGACGAGGCTCCGGCTTCAGATGAATGATATGGATGAAGTCGATGAAGATGGGCTGAAGCAAAACGGGGCACGCGGCGTCGTAAAAGTAGATAAAACCAACCTGCAGGTCATTATTGGCACTGAGGTGGAGTTTGTCGCAGATGCCATGCGCTCCCAGCATCCTGATTCCAATGCAGAATAA
- a CDS encoding histidinol-phosphatase: MKFDLHNHHDRCGHAEGTIEDYIQAAIRNNLDVIGISDHSPFFASDEERPHPRITMAKGEFPAYIEEIRQLKEKYINDIEVLIGVESDYFPDQEAPYREQYGKYPMDYVIGSVHFVNGVNIFETSRWEGMDDADIRQVKEEYYRQVALSAKSGMFDILGHIDALKGYFPYAAEIETPEVEKTLRIIGEEGTAIEINTSGKTKYCGGWYPSDDMLERALYYNVPVTFGSDAHVPERIGDDLEEVRQRLKQIGYRSWRFFRKRRPVDVKL, translated from the coding sequence GTGAAATTTGACCTTCATAATCATCACGATCGCTGTGGCCATGCGGAAGGAACAATTGAAGACTACATTCAGGCAGCGATCCGGAATAATCTCGACGTGATCGGTATTTCCGATCATTCCCCGTTCTTTGCAAGCGACGAAGAGCGCCCGCATCCCCGCATTACGATGGCAAAAGGGGAGTTCCCGGCTTATATTGAAGAAATCCGGCAGCTGAAAGAAAAATACATAAACGATATTGAAGTGCTGATCGGTGTGGAATCCGACTATTTTCCGGACCAGGAAGCACCGTACCGGGAGCAGTATGGTAAATATCCGATGGATTACGTAATCGGTTCGGTTCATTTTGTAAACGGCGTCAACATTTTCGAAACGTCCAGATGGGAAGGCATGGATGATGCGGATATCCGTCAGGTAAAGGAGGAATACTACCGCCAGGTTGCGCTTTCCGCCAAAAGCGGCATGTTTGATATTCTGGGCCACATCGATGCCCTGAAGGGTTATTTTCCGTATGCGGCAGAGATTGAGACCCCGGAGGTGGAGAAGACTCTCCGGATAATCGGGGAAGAAGGGACCGCCATTGAAATTAACACCTCCGGCAAGACCAAATACTGCGGGGGCTGGTACCCATCGGACGATATGCTCGAACGCGCCCTGTATTACAATGTTCCTGTGACGTTTGGTTCCGATGCGCATGTGCCGGAGAGGATCGGGGACGATCTGGAAGAAGTGCGGCAGCGTCTGAAGCAGATCGGCTACCGCTCCTGGAGGTTTTTCCGGAAGCGCCGTCCGGTGGACGTTAAACTGTAA
- a CDS encoding SIS domain-containing protein, which translates to MIENYFSQIREQLSTVEAQEYSQMEACAKAIANTLTQDGVIHLFGCGHSHLLSLEVYYRAGGLVPLRPILHEPVMLHEGALRSSKLERTNNYASTFLANENIQPEDTVIVISTSGRNPVPIDVALHAKKAGAAVAGLTSVAYSSGQPSRHKDGFRLMDVVDIVLDNHAPPGDALLTHPDLTTPFASSSTAVGTAMLQAAIARAIEITADRGKTPPIFASGNADGGDAQNEQWLQKYRDRLGF; encoded by the coding sequence ATGATAGAGAACTATTTTTCCCAAATCCGCGAGCAGTTGAGCACTGTCGAAGCACAGGAATACAGCCAGATGGAGGCTTGCGCCAAAGCGATCGCCAACACGCTTACGCAGGATGGGGTCATTCACCTATTCGGATGCGGGCATTCGCACCTACTTTCACTTGAAGTCTACTACCGGGCCGGCGGCCTCGTGCCGCTCCGCCCTATTCTTCATGAACCGGTGATGCTTCATGAAGGGGCTCTGCGCTCCTCCAAGCTTGAGCGGACAAACAATTACGCCTCCACGTTTTTAGCGAACGAAAATATTCAGCCGGAGGACACTGTTATCGTTATTTCCACCTCCGGAAGAAACCCTGTACCCATCGATGTCGCCCTCCACGCCAAAAAAGCCGGCGCTGCGGTAGCCGGCCTGACATCAGTTGCTTATTCTTCGGGCCAGCCCTCCCGTCATAAGGACGGCTTCAGGCTGATGGATGTCGTCGATATCGTCCTCGATAACCATGCGCCGCCCGGCGACGCCCTGCTGACGCATCCGGATCTTACGACTCCTTTTGCCTCAAGCTCTACAGCAGTAGGAACCGCTATGCTGCAGGCAGCTATTGCCCGTGCAATCGAAATAACGGCGGACCGCGGAAAAACACCGCCTATTTTTGCGAGCGGCAATGCTGACGGCGGGGATGCCCAAAACGAACAGTGGCTGCAGAAATACCGGGACCGGCTTGGGTTTTAA
- a CDS encoding peptidoglycan-binding protein, whose product MKKFLFSAALAAGLLATPTVADAALGDQTLKVGHRNSDVKELQEYLQSEGFHTGSIDGVFGPVTASSLKSFQRAKSIGVDGVAGPITFSKMNLGGSSSSTVSSNTSSSSVSSSLRQGDRGSEVSSLQRKLKSKGFYNSSVDGVFGPVTDSAVKNFQRTAGIGVDGVVGPVTRKALNSNITASSGSSNSSSNSGSAVAGVSTGSSSAVVNTGKQYMGTPYVWGGTSPSGFDCSGFVQYVMKQHGVTTKRTVAQMWTQVSRVSSPSVGDVVFYETRTGPSHMGFYVGNGKFLHAGASTGVTISDMNSSYWKSRYIGAGRF is encoded by the coding sequence ATGAAAAAATTCTTATTCAGCGCTGCGCTTGCAGCAGGACTTCTTGCCACACCGACTGTCGCAGACGCAGCGCTCGGAGACCAGACATTAAAAGTGGGCCACCGGAACTCCGATGTAAAAGAACTGCAGGAGTATCTGCAAAGCGAAGGATTTCACACCGGATCCATTGACGGCGTATTCGGCCCGGTAACAGCGAGTTCACTGAAATCATTCCAGCGTGCGAAGAGTATCGGCGTAGACGGTGTCGCAGGGCCAATCACGTTCAGTAAAATGAACCTTGGCGGCAGCTCTTCCTCTACTGTCTCTTCGAATACTTCAAGCTCGAGCGTATCTTCAAGTCTCCGCCAGGGCGATCGCGGGAGTGAAGTAAGCAGTCTGCAGAGAAAACTGAAAAGCAAAGGATTTTATAACAGCTCTGTGGACGGAGTGTTCGGTCCTGTAACGGATTCAGCCGTAAAAAACTTCCAGCGTACGGCTGGCATCGGAGTGGACGGAGTTGTCGGTCCGGTTACCCGGAAGGCGTTGAACAGCAATATAACAGCTTCGTCGGGAAGTTCAAACTCTTCCTCAAATTCAGGCAGTGCGGTAGCCGGAGTATCGACAGGTTCTTCGTCAGCAGTAGTCAATACAGGCAAGCAGTATATGGGCACTCCGTACGTATGGGGCGGGACTTCTCCAAGCGGCTTTGACTGCAGTGGCTTTGTTCAGTATGTCATGAAGCAGCACGGAGTAACAACGAAGCGGACGGTCGCACAGATGTGGACACAGGTCTCCAGAGTTTCAAGTCCGAGCGTTGGTGATGTAGTATTTTACGAAACAAGAACCGGACCTTCCCATATGGGCTTTTACGTTGGAAACGGCAAGTTTCTCCATGCCGGGGCCTCGACAGGCGTCACTATTTCCGACATGAACAGCTCCTACTGGAAATCCCGTTATATTGGTGCGGGCCGCTTCTAA
- a CDS encoding ROK family transcriptional regulator: protein MTVTNANMLKTANRRRVFELLHRSEEPMTQQEMAKTTGLTVASVGNILVDLEKARLLQEAGQALSNGGRKPTLYTLDGEWHYLVGVSISVEEVVLVITTLKGEIIYRETESFSLTEEPETVIGRVIHELQKIVNTPEFRLKKMVGIGISSPGPVNADKGTILSPPHLPLWRNIQVVSLFEEAFAAAVCLEKDANCMLLGEWHYGHAREAENVLYFMIDFGIGSSYIINGQLFRGTTHLAGEVGFDSSRLRPKNNVTGKALYSILPIIEETKGRIHRGDSTSLPKDLHSIEEFIEGLAKGDPLAQEIIQESMEDVSCAIADKVNFLNPELVVIGGRLITAVPDFPEEAERIVRECVYPETAGAMEFISSKFGQEAEAMGAASLILKRALH, encoded by the coding sequence ATGACGGTAACGAACGCAAATATGTTAAAAACAGCAAACCGACGGCGTGTATTTGAATTGCTGCACCGCAGTGAAGAGCCGATGACCCAGCAGGAAATGGCTAAAACGACAGGCTTAACAGTGGCCTCCGTAGGAAATATTCTGGTTGATCTGGAAAAAGCACGACTTCTTCAGGAAGCAGGACAGGCGCTGTCTAACGGAGGAAGAAAACCAACACTGTACACATTGGACGGCGAATGGCACTACCTGGTTGGCGTGAGTATTTCGGTTGAAGAGGTCGTGCTTGTGATTACTACGTTAAAGGGGGAGATAATTTACCGGGAGACAGAATCCTTTTCTCTGACGGAAGAGCCTGAAACGGTAATAGGGAGAGTGATACATGAACTACAAAAAATCGTAAATACGCCCGAATTCCGGTTAAAAAAAATGGTAGGTATCGGTATTAGTTCACCCGGCCCGGTCAATGCGGATAAAGGTACCATTTTATCCCCGCCACACCTGCCTCTATGGCGGAACATCCAAGTCGTTTCTTTATTTGAAGAAGCGTTTGCTGCAGCTGTCTGCCTTGAAAAAGACGCGAACTGCATGCTGCTCGGGGAATGGCATTACGGTCATGCGCGGGAGGCGGAAAACGTTCTATATTTCATGATCGATTTTGGTATCGGGAGCAGCTATATCATTAATGGCCAACTTTTCCGTGGGACGACCCACCTGGCGGGGGAGGTCGGATTCGACAGCAGCCGACTGCGTCCGAAAAACAATGTAACAGGGAAGGCATTATACTCCATTCTTCCAATCATAGAAGAAACCAAGGGCCGGATACATCGAGGCGATTCAACATCACTGCCGAAAGATTTACATTCCATAGAAGAATTCATTGAAGGCCTGGCAAAAGGGGACCCGCTGGCACAGGAGATCATTCAGGAAAGCATGGAGGACGTCAGCTGTGCCATTGCAGATAAAGTCAATTTTCTTAATCCAGAGCTGGTCGTCATTGGCGGAAGGTTGATTACAGCTGTGCCGGACTTTCCTGAAGAAGCGGAAAGAATAGTCAGGGAATGCGTCTATCCTGAAACAGCAGGCGCCATGGAGTTTATTTCGTCCAAGTTCGGGCAGGAAGCGGAAGCGATGGGAGCGGCTTCCCTGATTTTAAAACGAGCGCTGCACTAA
- a CDS encoding extracellular solute-binding protein, giving the protein MKKTIPIGISMLVIAGMTGCSSENPSAEEKETLTWYTTAGYSPEAPSAATSEYISGNIQSFEKEHPDMDIQISLQSSNIDEAMARLLEQANTGRAPDMAAIDGYMLDRYKEYLQPLDELMEERGIDPDDYLPFAEKVLRGDDGKIYGLYMSTDTRMLYYNKEIIEEPPSTWDEVIEVSNEVQKEGYEGLVLPLGIGEGTSVTSLWPLFWSQGGELVDEEGNPTFGEGKNREAMIRTFETLDRAQEEGAVSKRMASSGQENDANGEVAAGDTAMFLGGSWQAATIEEILGDDFENWEVASLPTVEENDPTVSSAGGWAWGIFAEDPKKQEAAFDFLVNSFISEEGMGEFTSIQGSLPARESVYESDSYNPGAFNDEFLTSLETEAEARPGASKYNEISVQLQTAISQVISGSKEPEQAVDDAWEIVTFGESGESE; this is encoded by the coding sequence ATGAAAAAAACAATACCAATCGGAATATCTATGCTGGTAATAGCAGGTATGACTGGCTGCAGCAGCGAAAACCCCAGCGCTGAAGAGAAAGAAACGCTCACCTGGTATACGACAGCAGGGTATTCACCTGAAGCCCCATCAGCCGCAACTTCAGAGTATATTTCAGGAAACATTCAGTCGTTTGAAAAAGAGCACCCGGATATGGATATTCAAATAAGTCTTCAATCGAGCAACATTGATGAAGCAATGGCCAGGCTGCTTGAACAGGCAAATACCGGCCGGGCCCCGGATATGGCTGCGATTGACGGCTATATGCTGGATCGTTACAAGGAATACCTGCAGCCCCTGGATGAGCTGATGGAAGAGCGCGGCATCGATCCGGATGATTACCTTCCCTTTGCGGAAAAGGTGCTGCGGGGCGATGATGGAAAGATTTACGGCCTGTATATGAGCACAGATACGAGAATGCTTTATTATAACAAGGAAATCATTGAAGAACCTCCATCGACCTGGGACGAAGTCATTGAAGTATCCAATGAAGTACAAAAAGAAGGCTATGAAGGACTTGTGCTTCCACTGGGAATTGGAGAAGGCACCTCAGTGACGTCGTTATGGCCGTTGTTCTGGTCGCAGGGCGGCGAGCTGGTGGATGAGGAAGGCAACCCGACGTTTGGCGAAGGAAAGAACCGGGAGGCCATGATCCGTACGTTTGAAACGCTTGACCGGGCCCAGGAGGAAGGAGCGGTTTCCAAACGCATGGCAAGCTCTGGACAGGAAAATGATGCCAACGGGGAAGTTGCTGCCGGCGATACGGCCATGTTTTTAGGTGGAAGCTGGCAGGCAGCCACGATAGAGGAGATACTTGGTGATGATTTTGAGAACTGGGAAGTAGCTTCCCTCCCGACTGTTGAGGAAAATGATCCAACCGTATCAAGCGCCGGCGGCTGGGCATGGGGTATTTTTGCGGAGGATCCAAAAAAGCAGGAGGCCGCCTTTGATTTCCTTGTGAACTCCTTTATCAGCGAGGAGGGAATGGGTGAATTCACTTCGATTCAGGGATCGCTGCCGGCCCGGGAGTCGGTATATGAATCTGATTCCTACAATCCGGGCGCTTTCAATGACGAGTTTCTAACATCTCTGGAAACAGAGGCCGAAGCCCGCCCAGGAGCCTCAAAATATAACGAAATTTCGGTACAGCTGCAAACGGCTATTTCCCAGGTAATATCCGGAAGCAAGGAGCCGGAACAGGCGGTCGATGATGCATGGGAGATTGTCACCTTTGGAGAAAGCGGTGAGAGCGAATGA
- a CDS encoding LysR family transcriptional regulator — MDYRQLVYFMEAARLESITRAAEHLYVTQPTISKMLQQLEEEWGVTLFDRSRKKLTLTDAGAVMLEQTKKIRHAYHGLEHELDALRGLKRGQLRIGLPPILSSSFFTQVIAPFHERYPEITLHLEENGSKKIEEALLHGDLDIGAVVLPTEESLFHTHPFVDEPLQVVLPASHKLAAQPSVSLAGLSQERFLLFNQDFSLRQQIITACRDIGFMPNILSESSQWDFIEKMVASGLGITLLPESICRELGGEVVIRPLAGEALRWRLGLIWHREHYLSFIAKEWLDFSIPVLSQMKQGD; from the coding sequence ATGGACTACCGCCAGCTCGTCTATTTCATGGAGGCTGCCCGGCTTGAAAGCATCACACGCGCCGCTGAACACCTGTATGTTACCCAGCCCACTATCAGCAAGATGCTGCAGCAGCTCGAAGAGGAATGGGGAGTAACACTGTTTGACCGCTCGCGTAAAAAGCTGACCCTCACTGATGCGGGTGCTGTCATGCTTGAGCAGACCAAAAAAATACGGCACGCCTACCACGGGCTTGAGCATGAGCTTGATGCCCTGCGCGGCTTGAAGCGGGGACAGCTCCGTATAGGTCTGCCGCCGATCTTAAGCTCCTCCTTTTTCACGCAGGTGATCGCGCCTTTTCACGAAAGGTATCCGGAAATCACTCTGCACCTTGAAGAAAATGGATCGAAAAAAATAGAAGAAGCCTTGCTGCACGGCGATCTCGACATTGGCGCCGTGGTCCTCCCGACAGAGGAGTCGCTTTTTCATACGCACCCGTTTGTCGACGAACCACTCCAGGTCGTGCTTCCTGCCAGCCACAAGCTTGCGGCTCAGCCGTCTGTGAGCCTTGCCGGGCTCAGTCAGGAGCGCTTTCTGCTGTTTAACCAGGATTTCTCCCTGCGCCAGCAGATTATTACTGCCTGCCGGGATATCGGATTTATGCCCAATATTCTCTCAGAAAGCTCACAGTGGGACTTTATTGAGAAAATGGTTGCGAGCGGCCTCGGCATTACCCTCCTTCCTGAAAGCATCTGCCGGGAGCTTGGCGGCGAGGTCGTTATCCGCCCGCTTGCCGGAGAGGCGCTCCGTTGGAGGCTCGGCCTCATCTGGCACCGCGAGCACTACCTTTCGTTTATCGCTAAAGAGTGGCTCGATTTTTCCATTCCGGTGCTTTCCCAAATGAAGCAGGGCGATTAA
- a CDS encoding CpsB/CapC family capsule biosynthesis tyrosine phosphatase: MIDINSYILNDEDETTEKENNVRQLLAEYQQAGMTDIIAAPKQWHGNNKHPGDTIPFLIEQFQKQWRGELGTVRIHPGQCVRLMGTLVNELKTEEALTLNGSRYVLVDWNEELSYHQMHVHLHELRMEGYMPILAEPEKDAGFQQHPEELYRLVKNGSLAQVNAGSLSKNAPKPRRHLAEKMVQHRWANIVANVTIDSVEDPSMEAAFDSIEKLAGREYAQMLKDNADCVLNNRYVSTEEPSPLKEKRKWFMPNRSKAK, from the coding sequence TTGATTGACATTAACAGCTACATCTTAAATGATGAAGACGAAACGACCGAGAAAGAGAACAATGTCAGGCAATTACTCGCAGAGTACCAGCAGGCAGGAATGACAGATATTATTGCTGCTCCAAAGCAATGGCACGGTAACAACAAACATCCCGGAGACACGATTCCGTTCTTAATTGAACAGTTTCAGAAGCAGTGGCGCGGTGAATTGGGCACTGTCCGTATTCATCCAGGACAGTGCGTAAGGCTGATGGGCACACTGGTAAATGAATTAAAAACGGAAGAGGCATTAACGCTGAATGGAAGCCGGTACGTGCTTGTGGACTGGAACGAAGAGCTGTCCTATCATCAGATGCATGTGCATTTACATGAACTGCGTATGGAAGGGTACATGCCGATCCTGGCAGAACCGGAGAAGGATGCCGGCTTCCAGCAGCATCCAGAGGAGCTGTACCGATTGGTTAAAAATGGATCACTGGCACAGGTGAACGCGGGAAGCCTCAGCAAAAATGCGCCAAAGCCGCGGAGGCATCTGGCTGAAAAAATGGTTCAGCACCGGTGGGCAAATATTGTGGCAAATGTAACCATTGATTCCGTAGAGGACCCTTCCATGGAAGCTGCTTTCGACAGCATTGAAAAGCTTGCCGGCAGAGAGTATGCCCAAATGCTGAAGGACAATGCAGATTGCGTACTGAATAACCGGTATGTCAGCACCGAAGAACCGTCTCCCTTAAAAGAGAAGCGGAAGTGGTTTATGCCAAACCGCTCCAAGGCCAAATAA
- a CDS encoding acyl-CoA thioesterase, translating to MQARKMRESRIVNTDQVLLNDLNNYNSLFGGVLMKKLDSCATLSARRHSRAKECVTASTDSIDFLCSIFQTDSVCIESFVSYTGTSSMEIFCKVIAEDMMSGERRIAATAFLTFVALGDHGKPVPVPGVIPETDEEKTLFETGKDRETDRKHHRQKSKELAKFITLEKPWDEHEEGMYYDHIN from the coding sequence ATGCAGGCACGGAAAATGCGTGAAAGCCGTATCGTCAACACTGACCAGGTACTGCTGAACGATTTAAATAACTATAATTCTCTTTTTGGCGGCGTTTTGATGAAAAAGCTCGACAGCTGCGCCACGCTGTCGGCCCGCCGGCATTCCCGCGCAAAGGAATGCGTTACCGCTTCGACCGATTCCATCGATTTTCTCTGTTCGATTTTCCAGACGGATTCGGTCTGCATTGAATCATTTGTGTCCTACACCGGCACAAGCTCGATGGAAATCTTCTGCAAGGTCATCGCTGAAGACATGATGAGCGGGGAACGCCGCATTGCTGCAACTGCCTTTTTAACCTTTGTCGCTCTCGGCGACCATGGCAAACCAGTGCCGGTGCCGGGGGTCATTCCGGAAACCGATGAAGAAAAAACACTGTTTGAAACTGGTAAAGACCGCGAAACGGACCGGAAGCACCACCGGCAGAAAAGCAAGGAGCTCGCAAAATTCATTACGCTGGAAAAACCGTGGGATGAACACGAGGAGGGTATGTACTATGATCACATTAACTAG